The genomic DNA GACGATGTCCCAGCCCCAGCGTTGCACCACGGCGTCGTGCAGTTGCTGATGAGCGGGGAACTGTGCCCCCGGTGACGTCATGCCCACAGTATGCGGGCTGACGGCCTTCTGATCATGCGCATCTCCGTCCGAACGGGTGATTAGTAGTATTAATGGCTTGTCAGGGGTTGATGTGTAGGACGTGTGCTGCCACAGTTCTGCCTCAACAGCCGGTCGCGCCCGATGTGTCGCGGCGCCGGCCCGTCCAACTCGATGGAGCGTTGATGACTCTCGATCTGCTCGGCCCCCACGCGGCCCTGGTCCCGCCGCTGCTCACCGCCACCGACCCGATCCAGCCCAGCGGCAGCAGCGCACAACTGATCACCGCCGGTCTCGCCGGCATCGCGGTGATCGTCGTGCTGATCACCTGGCTGAAGGTGCACCCGTTCCTGGCCCTGCTGATCGGCGGCCTGGGCATCGGCATCGCCGCGGGCCTGGCCCCGGCCAAGAGCGTCACCGAGTTCGCGGCCGGGTTCGGCAGCACCTCGGCCAGCGTCGGCATCCTCATCGCCCTCGGCGCGATGTACGGCAAGCTGCTGGCCGACTCCGGCGGCGCCGACCGCATCGTCGACACCCTGGTCGGCCGGGCGTCCCCGCGGGCCCTGCCCTGGATGATGGGCCTGGTCGGCGCGATCATCGGCCTGCCGATGTTCTTCGAGGTCGGCCTGGTCCTGCTGATGCCGGTGATCATCCTGGTCGCCCGCCGCTCCGGCCTGCCCCTGATGAAGATCGCCATCCCGACGCTCGCCGGCCTGTCCGCCATGCACGGCCTGGTGCCGCCGCACCCCGGCCCGCTCACCGCGATCGGCAGCCTCGGCGCCAACCTGGGGCTGACCCTGGCGTTCGGCGTGCTCGTCGCGATCCCGACCGTCGTCATCGCCGGGCCGCTCTTCTCCACCTTCGCCGCGCGCTGGGCCCCCGTCCCGGTGCCCGCCCTGTTCAGCACCGGTGAGGACAAGGGCGAGGACCCCGACCGGCCGCGTCCGACCTTCGGCGCCGCGCTGTTCTCCATCCTGCTGCCGGTCATCCTGATGCTGGCCAAGGCGCTGGCCGACGTCTTCGCCGAGGACTCCGACGCCACCTGGAAGTCGCTGCTGGACTTCCTCGGCACCCCCACCATCGCCCTGACCATCGCCGTGGTCGCCGGCATCTTCGTCCTCGGCAGCGGCGGCCACATGAACAAGGACGCGGTCAGCAAGACGCTCGAGAAGTCCCTGCCGCCCATCGCCGGCATCCTCGTCATCGTCGGCGCCGGCGGTGGCCTCAAGCAGGTGCTGATCGCCACCGGAATCGGGCAGATGATCGCCGACGCCGTCGCCGGCAGCAGCGTCCCCGTGCTGATCCTGGCCTGGTTCGTCGCCGTCCTCATCCGCGTCGCCACCGGGTCGGCCACCGTCGCCACCGTCACCGCCGCGGGCATCCTCGCCCCGGTCGCCGCCGAGCTGTCCAGCCCGATGGTGGCCCTGATGGTCCTGGCCATCGGCTCCGGCTCGGTCTTCCTGTCGCACGTCAACGACGCCGGGTTCTGGCTGGTCAAGGAGTACCTCGGCACCACCATCGGTCAGACGCTCAAGACCTGGTCGGTGATGGAGTGCCTCATCTCCGTCTGCGGTCTGGGTGGCGTGCTGCTGCTGAGCCTGGTGGTCTGACGCCATGACGCAGGGATCGAACATCCAGCAGCCCGTCCTGGTGGTCATGGGCGTGTCCGGTTCGGGCAAATCCACCGTCGCCGGCATCCTGGCCGGCCAGCTCGGCTGGGACCTCGAGGAGGGCGACGACCTGCACCCGCCGGCCAACGTCGAGAAGATGCACGCCGGCACCCCGCTCACCGATGAGGACCGCTGGCCCTGGCTGGACCGGGTGGCCGACTGGATCGTGGACCACACCAGCGCCGGGGTTCCCGGCGTCATCACCTGCTCGGCACTCAAGCGGGTCTACCGTGACAAGCTCCGCGGCGAGCACGTGCTGTTCGTGCACCTGGCCGGCAGCCGCGAGACCCTGGCCGACCGGCTGAACGCCCGCATGGACCACTTCATGCCGACCACGCTGCTGGACTCGCAGATCTCCACGCTCGAGCCCCCCGGACCGGACGAGCAGGTCCTGACCGTCGACATCGGCCGGCGGCCGGCCGAACTCGCGGCCGAGATCATCACCCGGCTCGATCTGCGTCCCGAACCCGGCTCCTCCGGTCTCGGCGCACCCCACCCGGGGGTGTCGTCCGCCCCGCCACTCGGCGACCTGTTCCGCCCGAAGAACTGATCGCGGCCGGGCCCGTCGTCCCCGCATCCGGGTGACGACGGGCCCTGCCGCCGTCCGCGCGACATCGCCGACCCCTACGCTGCCTGCGTGCACCCACAGTCTCCGTACGGCTACAGCCCGGACCCCGGCCTGTTCTTCATCTCGATCATGGGGCAGGAACAGGGCCCCTACGATTTCGCCCAGCTCCGGCAGGCCGTCGCCATCGGCGACGTCAAGGGCGACACCTTCATCCGCTCGACCACCTCGCCCGCGCCGTTCCCGGCCCGACAGGTCCCGGGACTGTTCTCCCACCGGGACTGGCTGACCGCCACCCTGCTGTCGTTCTTCCTCGGCACCTTCGGGGTCGACCGGTTCTACCTGGGCTACACGGGGCTCGGGGTGGCCAAGCTGCTGACCTGCGGCGGTCTGGGCATCTGGGCGCTCGTCGACTTCATCCTGATCATCGTCCGCAAGGTGCCGGACGTCGACGGACGGCCCCTGCCCTGACCGTCTGGACACTCCCCCGCCGGGTCACCAGCCTGGAACGGC from Nakamurella flava includes the following:
- a CDS encoding gluconokinase; protein product: MTQGSNIQQPVLVVMGVSGSGKSTVAGILAGQLGWDLEEGDDLHPPANVEKMHAGTPLTDEDRWPWLDRVADWIVDHTSAGVPGVITCSALKRVYRDKLRGEHVLFVHLAGSRETLADRLNARMDHFMPTTLLDSQISTLEPPGPDEQVLTVDIGRRPAELAAEIITRLDLRPEPGSSGLGAPHPGVSSAPPLGDLFRPKN
- a CDS encoding NINE protein, encoding MHPQSPYGYSPDPGLFFISIMGQEQGPYDFAQLRQAVAIGDVKGDTFIRSTTSPAPFPARQVPGLFSHRDWLTATLLSFFLGTFGVDRFYLGYTGLGVAKLLTCGGLGIWALVDFILIIVRKVPDVDGRPLP
- a CDS encoding GntP family permease — translated: MTLDLLGPHAALVPPLLTATDPIQPSGSSAQLITAGLAGIAVIVVLITWLKVHPFLALLIGGLGIGIAAGLAPAKSVTEFAAGFGSTSASVGILIALGAMYGKLLADSGGADRIVDTLVGRASPRALPWMMGLVGAIIGLPMFFEVGLVLLMPVIILVARRSGLPLMKIAIPTLAGLSAMHGLVPPHPGPLTAIGSLGANLGLTLAFGVLVAIPTVVIAGPLFSTFAARWAPVPVPALFSTGEDKGEDPDRPRPTFGAALFSILLPVILMLAKALADVFAEDSDATWKSLLDFLGTPTIALTIAVVAGIFVLGSGGHMNKDAVSKTLEKSLPPIAGILVIVGAGGGLKQVLIATGIGQMIADAVAGSSVPVLILAWFVAVLIRVATGSATVATVTAAGILAPVAAELSSPMVALMVLAIGSGSVFLSHVNDAGFWLVKEYLGTTIGQTLKTWSVMECLISVCGLGGVLLLSLVV